A portion of the Cellulophaga algicola DSM 14237 genome contains these proteins:
- a CDS encoding DUF4407 domain-containing protein, with the protein MLQLFFILCSGADSEILAECSQGERNKYAGIGATVFFTAVIAFIASSYALYTVFDNAYTASFFGLVWGLLIFNLDRFIVSTIRKRDKFGSELLQATPRIILAVIIAIVISKPLEMKIFEKEINQVLLEQKNELTLANKDQIALQYTPAIEELNNDITALKTEITTQEAATNALYDTYISEAEGTAGTKLLGKGPVYKEKRDKHDAALKELNTLKETNAQKITALISQITLLNNQYTTSVTDSQPIIDGFDGLMARITALNKLPWLPSFFIFLLFLAIETSPIIAKLLSPKGTYDYKLEEEESVVKSWVTQKVKQRDLLVATDESLNNKIYADIAEEKAIYDYKKQKVEELLKLQADSFHKLQMKNL; encoded by the coding sequence ATGTTACAACTTTTTTTTATCCTGTGCTCAGGAGCCGATTCTGAAATACTCGCCGAATGTTCGCAAGGGGAGCGCAACAAATATGCAGGAATAGGCGCTACGGTATTCTTTACTGCTGTTATAGCTTTCATTGCCAGTAGTTATGCTTTATACACTGTTTTTGACAATGCCTATACGGCCTCTTTCTTCGGACTCGTTTGGGGATTACTAATTTTTAATTTAGATCGTTTCATTGTTTCTACCATTAGAAAGAGAGATAAATTTGGCAGCGAATTACTACAAGCCACACCACGAATTATTCTAGCCGTAATTATTGCCATTGTAATCTCTAAGCCTTTAGAAATGAAAATATTTGAGAAAGAAATCAATCAAGTTTTATTAGAACAAAAGAATGAACTAACCTTAGCAAATAAGGATCAAATTGCCTTACAATACACTCCTGCAATTGAAGAATTAAATAATGACATTACTGCATTAAAAACAGAAATAACAACTCAAGAAGCAGCAACAAATGCACTTTATGATACCTACATATCTGAGGCAGAAGGCACCGCTGGCACCAAACTATTAGGAAAAGGACCTGTGTATAAAGAAAAACGAGATAAACATGATGCTGCACTAAAAGAATTGAACACTTTGAAAGAAACTAATGCTCAAAAAATTACAGCCCTAATATCTCAAATTACTCTTCTTAATAATCAGTACACAACATCTGTAACAGACTCCCAACCCATCATAGATGGTTTTGATGGACTTATGGCTAGAATCACCGCATTAAATAAATTGCCATGGTTACCCTCATTCTTTATTTTCTTACTTTTTCTTGCTATAGAAACTTCGCCAATCATTGCGAAACTTTTATCGCCTAAAGGCACGTATGATTACAAATTGGAAGAAGAAGAAAGTGTAGTTAAATCTTGGGTGACTCAAAAAGTAAAGCAGCGCGATTTACTTGTAGCTACGGATGAATCTTTAAACAATAAGATTTATGCAGACATCGCTGAAGAAAAAGCAATCTACGATTATAAAAAACAAAAAGTAGAAGAATTGCTAAAGCTACAAGCAGATTCATTTCATAAACTGCAAATGAAAAACCTTTAG
- a CDS encoding M56 family metallopeptidase, whose product MIQYILESIAFQLLFLIVYDLFLKKETFFQWNRVYLIGTYVLSLVLPWVKIEALKTKVSETTFSYPEFLWNTNNVEVTGISEGNTLMDWLRIVAIAGMLIAGLIFVFKLYQIKQLKDKGTIQYLSHFTQIVINNSEIAFSFFKSVFLGDKVLEKDYESIVAHELVHIRQGHSYDLVFFELLRVINWFNPLVYVYQNRISELHEFIADAHVSKTHKKEQYQLLLSQVFQTENISFINPFFKSSLIKKRIVMLQKSKSKRVFQLKYLVLVPLVIGMLFYSSCENELKTNELEQGATLKTSSNEQQILEVSDYEKFILEVSDLDTLTEKESIQRAEFFSKVEAYKEEGNFVISDEKGNSIKIKTNTEGIESVNVIKGDSAISKEEIDYDNATDVPFMVVNEAPVFPGCEDAENQRACFKEKLFQHINKNFKYPQEAQDKGIQGKVNILFTIDETGAIAGLKMRGPDKSLEAEAGRIISLLPKMTPGKQNGKVVRVPFSIPISFKLQ is encoded by the coding sequence ATGATACAGTATATTTTAGAAAGTATAGCTTTTCAGCTTTTGTTTTTAATCGTTTATGATCTTTTTCTGAAAAAAGAAACCTTTTTTCAATGGAACAGAGTGTATCTCATTGGTACCTATGTCTTGTCTTTAGTTTTGCCTTGGGTAAAAATTGAAGCCTTAAAAACGAAAGTATCAGAAACTACTTTTAGCTATCCAGAGTTTTTATGGAATACAAATAACGTAGAAGTTACTGGTATTTCAGAGGGTAATACGCTTATGGATTGGTTGCGTATTGTAGCCATTGCTGGAATGTTAATAGCAGGTTTAATTTTTGTATTTAAATTATATCAGATAAAACAATTAAAGGATAAAGGCACAATTCAGTATTTAAGTCATTTTACACAAATCGTAATCAATAATAGTGAAATTGCATTCTCATTTTTTAAGTCGGTTTTCTTAGGAGATAAAGTATTGGAAAAAGATTATGAAAGCATTGTAGCACATGAATTGGTTCATATACGTCAAGGACATTCGTATGATTTGGTCTTTTTTGAACTCCTCCGTGTTATCAATTGGTTTAATCCCTTAGTGTATGTATACCAAAATAGAATATCAGAATTGCATGAGTTTATAGCGGATGCTCACGTATCTAAAACCCATAAAAAAGAACAATACCAACTGTTGTTATCTCAAGTTTTTCAAACAGAAAATATTTCATTTATCAATCCATTTTTTAAATCATCATTAATCAAAAAACGAATCGTTATGTTACAAAAATCAAAATCAAAGCGTGTATTTCAGTTAAAGTATTTAGTATTAGTACCATTAGTTATTGGAATGCTATTTTATTCTTCATGTGAAAATGAATTAAAAACGAATGAATTGGAACAGGGGGCAACCTTAAAAACATCTTCTAATGAACAACAAATCTTGGAAGTATCAGATTATGAAAAATTCATATTAGAAGTATCAGATTTAGACACTTTAACCGAAAAAGAAAGTATTCAAAGAGCTGAGTTTTTTTCTAAAGTAGAAGCTTATAAAGAAGAAGGTAATTTTGTTATAAGTGATGAAAAAGGTAATTCAATAAAAATTAAAACAAATACGGAAGGAATTGAGTCTGTAAATGTTATCAAAGGAGATTCTGCGATCTCTAAAGAAGAGATAGATTATGATAACGCTACAGATGTGCCATTTATGGTTGTAAATGAAGCCCCAGTTTTTCCTGGTTGTGAAGATGCTGAAAACCAAAGAGCTTGTTTTAAAGAAAAATTATTTCAGCATATTAATAAGAATTTCAAATATCCTCAAGAAGCTCAGGATAAAGGAATACAAGGAAAAGTAAATATCTTATTTACAATAGATGAAACTGGAGCTATAGCAGGTTTAAAAATGCGAGGTCCTGATAAGTCATTAGAAGCAGAGGCCGGGCGTATCATTTCTTTATTGCCAAAAATGACACCCGGTAAGCAAAACGGGAAAGTAGTTCGTGTACCATTTTCTATTCCTATTTCTTTTAAGTTACAGTAA
- a CDS encoding BlaI/MecI/CopY family transcriptional regulator has translation MKQLTKAEEEVMQVLWQLEKCNVAAIIEELPEPKPAYNTVSTIVRILESKGFVNHEQEGKGYLYFPLLKKADYSNQSINKLVDGYFQGSFKSMVSFFMKKNDMNLSELESILKEIKKEEK, from the coding sequence ATGAAACAATTGACAAAGGCAGAAGAAGAGGTAATGCAGGTATTGTGGCAATTAGAAAAGTGCAATGTTGCGGCTATAATCGAAGAATTGCCAGAACCAAAACCTGCTTACAATACAGTATCTACTATTGTACGCATCTTAGAAAGTAAAGGTTTTGTAAATCACGAACAGGAAGGGAAAGGCTATTTATATTTTCCATTATTGAAGAAAGCAGACTATAGCAATCAATCTATCAACAAACTAGTAGATGGTTATTTCCAAGGTTCTTTTAAGAGTATGGTGTCTTTCTTCATGAAAAAGAATGATATGAATTTATCGGAACTAGAATCGATATTAAAAGAAATTAAAAAGGAAGAAAAATGA
- a CDS encoding cyclase family protein: protein MKAIITHKKESYSIDLSKPLDISIPLRGDTTNVNAWYTEPPKITPHTEGEFVGKVTEGASTNFNDIWFNPHAHGTHTECVGHITEEFHSVNKNLKKYFFLASVITIAPEKKQEDFVISKKQLQYALKNFVGDALVIRTLPNLKDKMSRKYSNSNPPYLLEDAVNYLVELGVEHLLVDLPSIDKEKDGGELLGHNAFWNTTGTLRKQATITEFIFVGNVIKDGLYFLNLQVAPFENDASPSRPVLYKIKE, encoded by the coding sequence TTGAAAGCTATAATCACACATAAAAAAGAATCTTATTCTATAGATCTCTCTAAACCGTTAGATATCTCAATTCCACTTCGGGGAGATACCACTAATGTAAATGCATGGTATACAGAGCCGCCAAAAATAACCCCACATACGGAGGGCGAATTTGTGGGTAAAGTAACGGAAGGTGCCTCTACCAATTTTAATGATATTTGGTTTAATCCTCACGCACACGGAACACATACAGAATGTGTTGGGCATATTACAGAGGAGTTTCATTCCGTAAATAAAAATTTAAAAAAATATTTTTTTTTGGCTTCGGTCATAACGATAGCACCAGAAAAAAAGCAGGAAGATTTTGTGATTTCTAAAAAGCAATTGCAATATGCATTAAAGAACTTTGTGGGAGATGCTCTAGTCATCAGAACCTTGCCTAATTTGAAAGATAAAATGAGTCGGAAATATTCTAATTCTAATCCGCCATATTTGTTAGAAGATGCAGTTAATTATCTTGTTGAGCTTGGTGTTGAACATTTGTTAGTAGATTTGCCTTCTATAGACAAAGAAAAAGACGGCGGCGAGCTATTAGGTCATAATGCTTTTTGGAATACAACTGGGACGCTACGGAAACAAGCAACGATAACGGAATTTATTTTTGTTGGCAATGTCATTAAAGATGGATTGTATTTTCTGAATTTACAAGTAGCACCATTTGAAAATGATGCGAGTCCGAGTAGACCAGTCTTATATAAAATTAAAGAGTAA
- a CDS encoding MmcQ/YjbR family DNA-binding protein, producing MNIEVFRAYCIAKKGVTEEFPFDEDTLVFKVMGKMFALSSLKRLPTQANLKCNPDRALTLREEHDGVIIPGYHMSKIHWNTLFLERVPPELLKELIDHSYDLVVSKLTKKVKEALNSLD from the coding sequence ATGAATATAGAAGTATTTAGAGCATATTGCATCGCTAAAAAGGGAGTTACAGAAGAATTTCCTTTTGATGAAGATACTTTAGTTTTCAAAGTTATGGGTAAAATGTTTGCCTTATCCTCACTAAAAAGATTACCTACTCAAGCCAACTTAAAATGCAATCCAGATAGAGCACTTACTCTTCGCGAGGAGCATGATGGTGTGATTATTCCTGGATATCATATGAGTAAAATACATTGGAATACGCTGTTTCTTGAACGTGTTCCTCCAGAATTGTTGAAAGAGCTAATCGATCATTCTTATGATCTAGTTGTTTCTAAACTTACCAAAAAAGTAAAAGAGGCACTAAATTCTCTTGATTAA
- the ruvC gene encoding crossover junction endodeoxyribonuclease RuvC has product MANEKIILGIDPGTTIMGFGLIKVVNKKMEFLQMNELLLQKYNDPYVKLKLIFERTIELIDTYHPDEIAIEAPFFGKNVQSMLKLGRAQGVAMAAGLSREIPITEYLPKKIKMAITGNGNASKEQVAKMLQSMLGLKTLPKNLDSTDGLAAAVCHFYNEGRIEVGKNYTGWDAFVKQNEKRVKK; this is encoded by the coding sequence TTGGCTAACGAAAAAATTATTTTAGGGATAGATCCTGGTACTACTATTATGGGTTTCGGACTCATAAAAGTGGTGAATAAAAAGATGGAGTTTCTTCAAATGAACGAGTTGTTATTGCAAAAATACAATGACCCCTACGTAAAACTTAAACTTATTTTTGAACGCACCATTGAGCTAATAGACACTTATCACCCAGATGAAATAGCAATTGAAGCGCCTTTTTTTGGTAAAAATGTACAGTCTATGCTAAAACTAGGGCGAGCGCAAGGTGTGGCCATGGCAGCAGGATTGTCTCGTGAAATTCCTATTACAGAATACCTTCCTAAAAAAATTAAAATGGCTATTACGGGTAACGGTAATGCTAGTAAAGAACAGGTAGCGAAAATGCTTCAAAGCATGTTGGGACTTAAAACATTGCCTAAAAATCTAGATAGCACAGATGGCTTAGCGGCAGCAGTTTGTCATTTTTATAATGAAGGTAGAATAGAAGTAGGTAAAAACTACACTGGTTGGGATGCTTTTGTAAAACAAAACGAAAAAAGAGTAAAAAAATAA
- a CDS encoding DUF4230 domain-containing protein, with protein MDNIFDTFLGLILGAIVTYWLFNLFRKKKSRELTEVQSLVLLEKIKSVCKLVTVEGDFAEIYRYENTKERFLSLVSSKKKALIVINAKAQIGYDLKKLILNADNDRKIILLKSFPEPEILSIEPELDFYDIKNGMFNAFTPDDLTVLNQEAKQHIRDKIPESGLMDTARSEALEAILLIESIVETIGWKLDYSALKIDAKEQLSERKSKLTRFLES; from the coding sequence ATGGATAATATTTTTGATACTTTTTTAGGTTTAATTCTAGGTGCAATTGTAACCTATTGGTTGTTTAATTTATTCCGAAAAAAGAAAAGTAGAGAGCTTACCGAGGTACAGTCACTTGTATTATTAGAAAAAATAAAAAGTGTTTGTAAACTTGTTACAGTAGAAGGAGATTTTGCAGAAATTTACCGATATGAGAATACTAAAGAGCGTTTTTTAAGCTTAGTTTCTAGTAAGAAAAAGGCTTTAATTGTTATTAATGCAAAAGCCCAAATTGGGTATGATTTAAAGAAGTTGATCTTGAATGCTGATAATGATCGCAAAATAATACTTCTCAAAAGCTTTCCAGAACCCGAGATACTTTCTATTGAACCTGAATTGGATTTTTACGATATTAAAAACGGAATGTTCAACGCGTTTACTCCAGATGACTTAACGGTTTTAAACCAAGAGGCTAAGCAGCATATACGGGATAAGATTCCTGAAAGCGGACTGATGGATACCGCACGAAGCGAAGCTTTAGAAGCCATTTTATTAATTGAGTCTATTGTGGAAACTATAGGGTGGAAGTTGGATTACTCTGCGTTAAAGATTGATGCAAAAGAGCAATTATCAGAACGGAAAAGTAAATTAACTAGATTTTTAGAATCATGA
- a CDS encoding metal-dependent hydrolase, translating into MDSLTQIVLGAAVGEAVLGKKVGNKAMLFGAIAGTIPDLDVFARFLTDPVSAIEWHRGFSHSILFSILFAPIFGWIVFKLLPKKEASWKDWSWLMFWGLFTHPILDSFTTWGTQLFWPFKTRLAFQNIFVIDPLYTLPFLVLLVLAMFQKRTSIKRRRYNNWGLIISSAYLLLSLVLKAITYHKFTQALTEQGIEYIEIDTRPSPFNTILWTANVDTKDAYLIANYSFFDTKPITFESYPKNHELLGDLKNNDKVNRLERIAEGWYIITKDNGQLFFNDLRFGLMSMDPKEKNFAFKYQLTNTQGKLDIVETPKNVGDAKKLMRELWNRILGN; encoded by the coding sequence ATGGATTCATTAACACAAATAGTACTTGGTGCAGCCGTTGGCGAAGCTGTATTAGGAAAAAAAGTGGGGAATAAAGCCATGCTTTTTGGTGCCATTGCAGGAACGATACCGGACTTAGATGTTTTTGCACGGTTTCTTACTGATCCTGTTTCTGCTATAGAATGGCATCGTGGCTTTAGCCATTCTATTTTATTTTCAATATTATTTGCTCCTATTTTTGGATGGATAGTTTTTAAACTACTACCCAAGAAAGAGGCCAGTTGGAAAGATTGGTCTTGGTTAATGTTTTGGGGGCTTTTTACGCATCCCATTTTAGATTCTTTTACAACATGGGGCACACAACTTTTTTGGCCTTTTAAAACCCGCTTAGCCTTTCAAAATATTTTTGTTATAGATCCATTATACACCCTCCCCTTTTTAGTACTCTTGGTGCTGGCTATGTTTCAAAAGCGGACTTCAATAAAGCGAAGAAGGTACAACAACTGGGGATTAATCATTAGTTCTGCATATTTGTTGTTATCGCTGGTATTAAAAGCTATTACCTATCATAAGTTTACACAAGCATTAACAGAACAAGGTATTGAATATATTGAAATAGATACAAGACCAAGTCCGTTTAATACCATTCTCTGGACCGCAAATGTGGATACTAAAGATGCATATTTAATTGCGAATTATTCTTTTTTTGATACCAAGCCAATCACTTTTGAATCCTATCCTAAAAATCATGAACTTTTAGGAGATTTAAAGAATAATGATAAAGTAAATCGCTTAGAGCGTATCGCAGAAGGGTGGTATATCATAACAAAAGATAACGGACAATTGTTTTTCAATGACCTTAGGTTTGGTTTGATGAGCATGGATCCAAAAGAGAAAAATTTTGCATTTAAGTACCAATTGACCAACACGCAAGGTAAATTAGATATTGTGGAAACTCCCAAAAATGTGGGGGATGCTAAGAAGTTAATGCGAGAACTTTGGAACCGAATCTTAGGAAACTAA
- a CDS encoding Dabb family protein — protein MKLRNLFAISLFLVFSFYTFGQTEKSMNTFDPNYAHTVFFWLHHPDSKEDCKAFETSLRKFLDHSAYAKTKFIGKPPRASREVVDGSFTYSLVVTFESAEAQEAYQKEAPHLLFIEESSKLWDKVIVYDSKDIAL, from the coding sequence ATGAAATTAAGAAACCTCTTTGCAATAAGTTTATTTTTAGTATTTTCATTTTATACCTTCGGACAAACAGAAAAATCAATGAATACATTCGATCCTAACTATGCACACACCGTTTTCTTCTGGTTGCATCATCCAGATAGTAAAGAAGACTGTAAGGCTTTTGAAACCTCATTACGTAAGTTTTTAGACCATTCAGCGTATGCTAAAACAAAATTCATAGGAAAACCACCAAGAGCAAGTAGAGAAGTTGTAGATGGTTCTTTTACCTATTCTTTAGTGGTGACATTTGAATCTGCAGAAGCTCAAGAGGCGTATCAAAAAGAAGCGCCACATTTATTATTTATAGAAGAATCTAGTAAATTGTGGGATAAAGTTATTGTTTACGATTCTAAAGATATAGCTCTTTAA
- the hemW gene encoding radical SAM family heme chaperone HemW, with translation MSGIYIHIPFCKQACHYCDFHFSTSMGKKEAMLSAIKRELVLRKSEFKNEVVATIYFGGGTPSVLSTEEIQGIINSVYANYSVVEGPEITLEANPDDLSEDKIRVLSKSPINRLSIGVQSFFEEDLKMMNRAHNSKEAKKSLEIATHYFSNISIDLIYGLPGMSNQRWEENIALALSFGVPHISSYALTVEPKTALANFIKKGIIKPVDDEVASAHFNILLREMEANGLDAYETSNFGKPGFYSENNTAYWLGKKYIGVGPSAHSYDGIRRGWNINNNAKYINALANDQLPMEVEVLSETDRYNEYVMTGLRTIWGVSLTRIYSDFGANFHKYLLQQAEKHIKQELLVVENDTLITTKKGKFLADGIASDLFMINLSE, from the coding sequence ATGTCCGGAATTTATATTCACATTCCTTTTTGCAAGCAAGCTTGTCATTATTGCGATTTTCATTTTTCGACCAGTATGGGGAAAAAGGAAGCCATGTTGTCTGCGATAAAGCGAGAACTAGTACTCCGAAAAAGTGAGTTTAAAAATGAAGTAGTAGCGACTATTTATTTTGGAGGAGGAACACCATCTGTATTATCTACAGAAGAAATACAAGGAATTATCAACTCGGTGTACGCTAATTATTCTGTGGTAGAAGGTCCTGAAATTACTTTAGAAGCTAATCCTGATGATCTTTCAGAAGATAAAATTAGAGTGCTTTCTAAAAGTCCTATTAACCGGTTAAGTATTGGTGTTCAATCGTTCTTTGAAGAAGACTTAAAAATGATGAACCGTGCACATAACTCTAAGGAAGCAAAAAAATCATTAGAAATTGCTACGCACTATTTTTCTAATATTTCTATTGATTTAATTTATGGATTGCCAGGTATGAGCAATCAACGTTGGGAAGAAAATATAGCATTAGCCTTATCATTTGGTGTGCCGCATATATCTAGTTATGCGCTTACAGTAGAGCCGAAAACAGCCTTGGCAAATTTTATAAAAAAAGGGATTATTAAACCTGTTGATGATGAAGTAGCTTCTGCCCATTTTAATATTCTTTTGCGAGAAATGGAAGCCAATGGCTTGGACGCTTATGAAACTTCAAATTTTGGGAAGCCTGGTTTTTATTCAGAAAATAATACGGCCTATTGGTTGGGTAAAAAGTATATTGGCGTAGGCCCATCTGCACATTCTTATGACGGCATTCGTAGAGGATGGAATATCAATAATAATGCAAAATATATAAATGCTTTGGCAAATGATCAACTTCCTATGGAGGTTGAGGTGCTTTCTGAAACTGATCGTTACAATGAATATGTAATGACCGGTTTACGTACTATTTGGGGCGTTTCATTGACTAGAATATATTCAGATTTTGGTGCTAATTTTCATAAATACCTTTTGCAACAAGCAGAAAAACACATAAAACAAGAACTATTGGTTGTTGAGAATGATACGCTAATAACAACAAAAAAAGGGAAATTTTTGGCAGATGGAATTGCCTCTGACCTTTTTATGATTAACTTGTCAGAGTAA
- a CDS encoding MutS-related protein produces MQGLKSFYSEKITELNKQLSGVKSQLLRSSMVRLVVFILMIVGVALFYDTPQAVIGIVLFSIILFLILVSRHTSLQYKRDKILALLHINETEIKILDRDFHEQPDGSEFKDPLHYFSQDIDLFGKGSFYQYLNRTVLPQGSERLASLFVANEITGIEEKQEAIKELSQLPDWRQEFTAVASLVKTETPYQAIITWINEYQRFLPKFMKTLPYIFWGISVLAILGYFIIPLSIFALLVVFVVGLIGTSFYIKHINKLSNDTGKIQTTFHQYQKLILEIEKVEFNTKLLKEKRAAILNESEKTSDVLHEFSKILDALDQRNNMLFGIFANGFMLWDIYQSYKIEDWISKHGEKIEGWFDTIAFFDAYNSLANFAYNHPVYVYPKLVASNVVLKSIGAGHPLLNPEKSVLNDIQIDSEQFFIITGANMAGKSTFLRTVSLQIVMANVGLPLCAKSAEYTPIKLITSMRTTDSLTDDESYFFSELKRLRFIVDEIKTDRYFIVLDEILKGTNSTDKAIGSRKFVEKLIGGKATGIIATHDLSLCEAANDLLQVKNHYFDAEIIADELHFDYKFKDGICQNMNASFLLKKMQIVD; encoded by the coding sequence ATGCAAGGTTTAAAGTCATTCTATTCTGAAAAGATCACAGAATTAAACAAGCAGCTTTCTGGTGTTAAATCGCAATTATTGCGATCTAGTATGGTGAGGTTGGTTGTTTTTATTCTTATGATTGTGGGTGTCGCTCTTTTTTATGATACTCCACAAGCAGTAATAGGGATTGTTTTATTTTCCATAATATTATTTCTTATACTCGTTTCTAGACATACTAGTTTACAGTATAAACGTGATAAAATTTTAGCGCTTTTACATATTAACGAAACAGAGATTAAGATATTAGATCGTGATTTTCATGAACAACCAGATGGGAGTGAGTTTAAAGATCCGTTGCATTATTTTAGTCAAGATATTGACTTATTTGGCAAGGGCTCTTTCTACCAATATTTAAATAGAACTGTATTGCCTCAAGGTAGTGAGCGCTTAGCTTCTTTATTTGTAGCAAATGAAATTACGGGGATCGAGGAAAAGCAGGAAGCAATCAAAGAGCTTTCTCAATTACCAGATTGGCGCCAGGAGTTCACGGCAGTAGCATCATTAGTAAAAACAGAAACCCCTTACCAAGCAATTATAACTTGGATCAATGAATACCAGCGTTTTCTTCCAAAATTTATGAAAACGTTACCCTACATTTTTTGGGGTATATCTGTTTTAGCAATCCTTGGTTATTTTATCATTCCATTATCAATTTTTGCTTTATTGGTTGTTTTTGTGGTAGGACTTATTGGTACTAGTTTTTATATAAAGCATATCAATAAATTGTCTAATGATACGGGTAAAATTCAAACCACATTTCATCAATATCAAAAATTAATTCTAGAAATAGAGAAGGTAGAATTTAACACGAAACTTTTAAAAGAAAAACGTGCGGCTATTTTAAATGAATCCGAAAAAACGTCAGATGTATTGCATGAATTTTCAAAAATATTAGATGCTTTAGATCAACGTAATAATATGTTATTCGGAATTTTTGCTAATGGTTTTATGCTTTGGGATATCTATCAATCCTATAAAATTGAAGATTGGATTTCTAAGCATGGTGAAAAGATAGAAGGCTGGTTTGACACCATTGCTTTCTTTGATGCTTATAATAGTCTAGCCAATTTTGCATACAACCATCCAGTCTATGTGTATCCTAAATTAGTTGCATCTAATGTGGTCTTAAAATCTATAGGGGCTGGACATCCACTTTTAAATCCAGAAAAAAGTGTTTTAAATGATATTCAGATAGACAGTGAGCAGTTTTTTATTATTACAGGGGCTAATATGGCAGGAAAGAGTACTTTTTTACGAACAGTTTCTCTGCAAATTGTAATGGCAAATGTAGGTTTGCCTTTGTGCGCAAAGTCCGCAGAATACACTCCTATTAAGTTAATTACCAGTATGCGTACTACAGATTCTCTTACAGATGATGAATCGTATTTCTTTTCTGAATTAAAAAGGCTTCGCTTTATCGTCGATGAAATTAAAACAGACCGCTATTTCATTGTCTTAGATGAAATTTTAAAAGGCACCAATAGTACGGATAAAGCCATAGGATCTCGAAAATTTGTTGAAAAACTTATCGGAGGAAAAGCTACAGGTATTATTGCAACACATGATTTAAGTTTATGTGAAGCGGCAAATGATTTACTACAAGTGAAGAATCATTATTTTGATGCAGAAATTATAGCTGATGAATTGCACTTTGATTATAAATTTAAAGATGGAATTTGCCAAAACATGAATGCATCATTTTTGTTGAAAAAGATGCAGATTGTAGATTAA